The stretch of DNA TGCAAGAAATGAATTTAAATGCAAAGTTAAAGAAATTAAAAAAATAGGTAATTTGGTGTATTTAATATTAAATATAGGTGGAACACCAACAAAATGTATTTTAACACCAAATGCATTATCTCAGTTGGAAATAAAAGAAGGAGATGAAGTTTATGCAATTATAAAAGCTATTAATGTGAGAATTATTAACTAAATTATATATATTCTTATTTTATTTTTTTCTTCTTCTATCAAACTCATCCATTACTTCGTCGTATTCCACACCACAGTATGCAAGTAATACCAATGTATGAAATATTAAATCCGCACTTTCATATATAATATCATCCTTTACTCCATCCTTTGCAGATAGTATTGTTTCTGTTGCCTCTTCTCCTACCTTTTCACAGATTTTGTTTAAGGCTGTTTTTTTATCATCTGTTGTTAAGTAAGCCACATAAGAACCTTCGGGTTTATCTCTAATACGCTGTTTTATTATATCAAATTCTTCCCTTAATACATCTTTCATGAGAACCACGATATTTTATAAATAGGAATTATATTTCTTTAAATTTTATTATAATTTATCTTCTTATCTTTAATTTTATTTTATTTTTTTATTAATTTTTACATTTAATTTATATAATTTATTATTCCAATTCTTTTAATCTTTTTACCAGCTTTACAGCAGCCTCAACTGCTCTTTTACCATATTCAATTCTTTCTTCAGCCTGTAATCTTGTCATTCCTGGTCCTGAGATGCCCAAAGTAACAGGTTTGTTGTAATCCAATGATAAATCTGCTATTTTCCTTGCTGCATTTTGGACAACGATTTCATCGTGTTCAGTATCTCCTTCAATTACGCACCCAATAGTTACTACTGCATCAACATCTTCCTTTTCTAAAAGTTTTTTAATTGCAATAGGCATATCAAATGCCCCTGGAACAACTATTTTATATTTTACCTCTGCATTTAAAAATTTTGCATGCTCTTCTGCGACTTTTTCCATTAAATATGTTATATCTCTATTAAACTCTGCAACTACAAATCCTAATTTTATTGAATCCATATTTTTGCACCTTTTTATATTTTTATTATATTTCTTTTTAATATCATTTATTTTTTATATTATATGATTTATTTTTATTTTATTAATTATTCCTTTATATTCTTCATTTTATAAACTTTTTGATAATTCAATATATCTCAGTGCATTATCCCTTATGGATTTCACTTCATCATCAGTTAATGACCTAACCACTTTTGCAGGAGCTCCGATAACCAAACTATTTGGTGGTATTATTTTGTTCTGAGTAATTAATGAGTGAGCTCCGACAATACAGTTGTCTCCTATCTTTGCACCATTTAATATTGTTGAGTTCATGCCTATAAGAACATTATTTCCAATAGTGCATCCATGAACAACTGCTCCATGCCCAACTGTAACATATTCTCCAATTGTTGTAGGATGTCCCTTTGAACAGTGGATTACACAGTTATCCTGAATATTCGAACCTTTTTTAACAACAATATTATCAACATCCCCTCTTAAAACTGCACCATACCATATATTTACATTTTCTCCAAGTTCTACATTTCCAACTACTGTGGCATTTTTTGCTATTTTTGGATTATTTTCACTTTTCATAGTATCACATTATAATTTATTTATAATCTATAACCTATTATTAATACTGGCAACGCTTTTCCATTTCTTCTCATATTCATCCATAAATATTAAAGTTTTTTCAACTTCTATTGCACATATATTCTTAAAGTTTATTATTGCAAATTTTTTTTCATTTTCATTAAAAAGCAGCATACCATGTCCCTTGCCTGTCTCAAAAAATTTTAGATATTTATCTTTAAGCTTTACCACCGCATCAAAATCAAAGTCTCCTTCCAATACACTACCTGGGTAATGTATTTTAACATGCAATACTGGCTTTTTCACAATATCACCATATCGTGTAATATTATAAAATTATTATAATATGCATTTAAATAGATTTAAACAGATTTATTTAATTATGTTATCCATTATCTATTATATTTTACCTTCCGAGCTCCGAATGAGCCTTTGCCAAATGACCTGCTGCAAGAGCTCCCATAAGTGATAACTCCCCTGCTAAAACTGCTCCACCTACTATTTCAGCAAATTTAAGTGCCTTATCTCCACCTCTACAACCAATCATCTCCAAACATTCTTTCTGAGTTTCTACTCTTGTTCCTCCTCCAACAGTCCCAATAGGAACATCTGGAAGTGTAACAGAGAAATAAAGGCCGTCATCAACACACTCTGCAACTGTTATCCCCATACTTCCCTCAACAATATGGGCTTCATCCTGACCTGTTGCAAGAAACAGAGCTCCTATTATATTTGCATAATGAGCGTTAAATCCCATTGAGTTGCTTATGGCAGAACCTATAAAGTTTTTATACATATTTACCTGTTCTATTGCCTTTGAAGTGGTTTTTAAGTATTTTTTTATTTCTTCCTCTTTTAAAAAGACCTCTGCAATTATTGTTTTTCCTCTACCTTCTATTAAATTTATTCCAGCAGGTTTTTTATCTGTGCAGACATTTCCACTTAATGCCACAGTATGAACTTTAATACTTCCATTCTCTTCCTTTTTCATTTCGTTTTCAATAAAATTACATGCCTTTTCTGTGGCTATGGTTACCATATTCATGCCCATAGCGTCCCCTGTCTTATAGGTAAATCTTGGATATACATATCTACCAACAATTATTATGGGATTGATAGATATTAATTTACCATGTTTTGTGGTGGTTTCGGCTACCTCTTTTATTTTTTGGAAGTTATTTTCAATCCATTCCTTTAATTTAATGGCATCGATAATGGAGTTGGTTTTGATTACCGGAGCTCTTGTCATCTTATCATCGACTACTCTAACTGTGCATCCACCACATTTGGTAATAATTCCGCAACCCCTATTTACCGAAGCAACCAATGCCCCTTCTGTTGTTGCCAACGGTATATAATATTCCCCATTTGCATATTTTCCATTTATCTTTAAAGGTCCTGCAAAACCCAAAGGAATCTGCACTGCTCCAATCATATTTTCTATATTCTTTTCCATGGCTTCTTTTTCATTTATAGAGTATTTATCGATATGTTTAAATGCTGTATCTGTCAAAGATTCTATGTATTTTCTTCTTATCTCAACAGATTTTTTTGAATCAAACATATTGTCAAGTTGATAGGGTTTTATCTCCTTGTTTTTTAGTTTTTCTACGATTTTTGTTATATCTTCCATCATACCACTTCTTATATTTAGTTAAAATGATTTATTGAATATTGAGATATTACTTAATAAGTCAATAGCCTATAATATATTTTTAATCGATGTTTATTTTAAATATAATTAATTTTTCTATTTATTTTTAATTTTTATTTTATTTTATTTTTAATTTTTATTCGTTATTATAGATTTTTTACCCTTTTAATTTTTATTTTTTATTAATTTATCGTTATATATTTTTTATTCTTTAAATGACCTTATCAAGCAGTGAAGCTATATTCATAACCTTTATATCCTTTATATCCTTTATATCCTTTAAATTCTCTTTTTTAGCCTTTTCACTTTTTAATTTATTTAAACTATCTCTTATATGATATTCACAGAAAGGACATACTGTAATTACACAATCCGCATCAGTATCATAAATCATTTTAGCCTTTCTCTTACCTATTGCAGAAGCTACCTCAGGTTTTCCACTTCTAACGCCACCACCAGCACCACAGCATTGGTCAGGTATTTCCATCTCTATAAACTCTAAATTAGGCATATTTTTCAAAATATTTCGCGGTTCAAGGTATATGCCCTGTCCTCTTTTTAAATGACATGGGTCATGATATGTTACTTTTATATCTAATGGTTTGTATTCAATAAGTCCAACATTATTTAGGAGCTCTGTAATATCCATGACCTTAAAGTCCTTTTCCACATAATCGTTTTTCAATGTGCTTCCACATCCTGCACATATAGTAACCACTGCATCTACATCTAAATTATTAAATATGTTTAAATTATGCTTTTTTAACTTATGGGCAACATCTCTTTGACCAGTTCTTAAAAATGGAGAACCACAACAAACCTGATTTTTTGGAATTATTACAGAAATCCCATGGGCATTTAATACCCTTATAGCACTTTTCCCCACATCTTGAAGCCGATAATCAACCAAACACCCTGTAAAAAATGCCACCCTCATTTTTTCATTTTCTACAATATATTCCTCTTTTATATTTTTATCCTCCAATAATGGGGTTTTTTCTTTTACCACAGACCTATTGCCTTTTAAAACATTTTCTCTAACTGCTAAATGATTATTCAAATAATATCCATTTTTAAAGGATAATGCCCTTAATTTCTCTATGGCTTTATGGACAATATCTATCTCTTGCGGGCATACTTCAACGCACTTTCCACAGGTTGTGCAATTATATATATGTTCAAAATAGGCTTCTTTCTCCCTATCTCCCTTATCTCTTGGGTCAAATGCGAATCTTGCAAGCTGTCTCATAAATGTTGGTCCAGCATAATCTGAGAATTTCCTAGATGGACATATGGAAAGACAGCTCAAACAGTCTATACATCCTCTTACATTTTTTAAATCTTTTATGTCATTTGGGCATATGGATAGAAGCTCACCCTCTTTATCTTTTTCCTCTTCATCATACTGTAAATAGTTTCGTAAATTGTATAATTTTTTATAATACGATGACCTATCAACGATTAAATCCTTAATTACCTTAAAACCTCTTAATGGCTCTATTTTCATACCATCTTCGACCTTAGTTTTGCAGGCAAGTTTAGGTTCGTTATTTATAGTCATGGCACAGCTTCCACATTGACCTGCCCTGCATGATGCCCGATATTGTATATTTTTATTATATGTTTTGTTTATGTAATTTAAGGCATCTAAAACTGTTATATTTTCGGGAACCTCATACTCCTCAAATACTCCATTCCTACTTACTTTTATTTTTACTGTTTTCATAATTTCACATTTTTATTTTTATTATTTATTTTATTATTTTTATTATTTTATTTTTAATTTAATTATTCTCAGCTTATATTTATTTTATTAATTTTTATTTTATTAATTTTATTTATTTTTAGTAATTATTATTTTATTTTAAATAATGTTGGATAATTTTAGAATAAATAACATATAAATTAAAATGAGCGATAATCCTTCTATTCTGCCTATTTTTGAATACTTGAAATTTTTCATAATTTTTGTAATATTTGTCGTATTAGTTTTATTAATTCTATTTTTTACCATATCAATTATTAAATTTTTACTCATGTAGGCAACCATAAGAATAACGAGAATTAAATTTACCTCCATTTCAAATTTAACAGGTGGTATATAACATATCATTCCAGAAAATGCCAAAGCACATCCTATATTAGCCATGTTACTACCTATTACATTTCCAAGCACTATATCTCCAAGTTTTCTCCTAATGGCAGTAATTGAAACTACGAGCTCAGGTAAGGATGTTCCAAATGCAACTAAGGTAAATCCAATAATCTTATCGGATACTCCAAGAAATGTGGATATATCTTTTGCCCCATCGACAAATAATTCACTTCCAATAATTACAGCCAATAATCCTACAATAGTATATATTACTGCTGTGATTATAGACATTTTTTTAGAAGACTCCTCCTCAACATTTGGAGTTTCTCCATTTTTAATGGTATATAAGATATATCCCAAAAGCAGAACAAATAAAATCAATCCATCAACAAATCCAAAACCATTATATCCTATTATAAATAGTATAATTGTATATATCAAATAAATATAAGAATTTTTTAAAATTGAACTATGTTTAACTATTACAGGACTTATTAAAGCACTTATTCCAAGTATCAACCCAATATTTGCAATACAGCTTCCAAGAGAATTTCCAACTGCAATACCTGGTAAATGTGCATAGGATGCATAAACGCTTGTGATTATCTCAGGTAATGATGTTCCAAATGCAACTATGGTGGCACCAATAACGAAATCTGATACATTTAAATATTTTGCTATCCTCGAGCTCCCAAGAACAAACCAATCGCTTCCATAGTTTAATAACAGCAATCCCATTAAAAGAATAAATATACTCAATAAAATTTCCACAATCTCACCAAATAAGAAAAACTTATAAAATAAGGTAAAAAACATAAATATGTTTTAATTTAATAATTAATTATTTATATCATTCTATCAGTTATTATTAATCATTCATTATATTGAGTATATTATTTTAATTATTATATTATAATTTATATTTATTTGATTATTTTAGTTAGTAATATTAGTAGTATTAATACTATTAAATACATAATTTAACTCAATATTTAACTTAATAATTTATTTTTTATAAGTATTAACTATTTATTTCGTAATTATCAGAAAAATCATTAAAAATTATTAAATATTAAATATAAAATTATTTTAAGAAGCAATATATAACATATATTTATTCAGTAAAAATTCGGTGAAATTATGGAGCCTTATTCTAAAACCAACAATATAATTAAAAATTCCATTAATAATCTAAACCTACCAAAAAATGTCAAGATTTTTGATACTACGCTAAGAGATGGAGAACAAACACCCGGAGTATCCTTAACCCCAGATGAAAAGGTAGAAATTGCTATAAACCTAAATAATATAGGCGTAGATATTATAGAAGCAGGATTTCCTATCTCATCCCATGGAGAGCAGGAAGCCATTAAAAAAATAACATCACTAAATATGAATGCAGAAATTTGCGGTCTTGCAAGGGCTGTTAAAAAAGATATAGATGTTGCAATAGACTGCGGTGTTGATAGCATACATACATTTATAGCAACATCCCCACTCCATAGGGAATATAAATTAAAGATGAGCAAAGAAGAGATAATAAATAGAGCAGTAGATGCCATAGAATATATAAAAGAACATGGATTAAAAGTAGAATTCTCAGCAGAGGATGCCACAAGGACGGAAATTGATTATCTGATAGAAGTTTATAAAAACGCAGAAGATGCAGGTGCTGACAGAATAAATGTTCCAGATACTGTTGGAGTGATGATTCCAAGAGCAATGACATATTTAATAAGCCAGTTAAAAAAGGAAATCTCCATTCCTATTTCAGTTCATTGCCATAACGATTTTGGTCTTGCAGTGGCAAATTCATTGGGTGCAGTTGAAGGCGGAGCTCAGCAGGTGCATTGCACAGTAAATGGATTAGGTGAAAGGGCAGGAAATGCAGCTCTTGAAGAGGTAGTAATGTCATTAATGATGATTTATGGCATAGATACCAATATAAATACCGAAAAATTGACAGAAATATCAAATTTAGTGTCAAAACTTACAGGTATAAACACCCAGCCAAATAAGGCAGTTGTTGGAGAAAATTCATTTGCCCATGAAAGTGGAATACATGCCCACGGCGTGCTTGCCCATGCTCTCACTTATGAGCCAATACCTCCTGAAATTGTTGGTCAAAAAAGAAAAATCATACTTGGAAAACATACAGGAGCTCATGCTATCCAATCAAAGTTAAAGGAGCTCGGGTTGGAAGTTGGTAAAAATGTTTCAGAGGAGCAGTTTAAGGAAATTGTAAATCGAATAAAAGACATTGGAGATAAAGGTAAGATGATTACCGATGCCGATGTAATAGCAATTGTTGAGGATATTACAAAGAGAACCATAAAATCAAAAAGAACTGTTAATTTAGAACAAATAGCAGTAATGACAGGAAATAAGCTAATTCCTACGGCAAGTGTAGAATTAATAATAAACAATGAAAGATATATTACTTCAAAGGTTGGAGTAGGACCAGTAGATGCTGCATTAAAAGCCATTCAATCTGTGATAGGGGAGAAAATAAAGATAAAAGAATACCATATAAATGCCATCACAGGTGGAACTGATGCCTTAGCAGAAGTAATTGTTAAATTAGAAGGCTATGGAAAAGAAATTACGGCAAAAGCAGCAAATGAAGACATAGTTAGGGCATCTGTTGAGGCAATAATTGATGGAATAAATAAAATAATGGACATGTAATAAAAAAAATTAAAATAATATAAATAAAAAGATGAAATCCCATAAGAAAGAAGGTGAAATTATGAAAATTGCAATACCTATGGAAAGCGATAAAGTATGTCCTCATTTTGGAAGAGCTCCGTATTTTTTAATTGCCAATATCGATAACGAGAAAAAAGAGATAATAAATACAAAAGTTGTAGAAAATGTCCCTTGCGATGGTCAAGGTCATGGTAAAGCCGTCAAAATTTTAATAGATGAAAAACCGGATGTAGTGATTTGTATAAATATGGGTGGGAATAGTATGGAGAATTTATCAAAAAGAGGTGTTGAAATATATACCTGTGAAACCGATGATGTGGATGAGTGTATAAAATTATATTTAGAAGGAAAATTGGAAAAATTAAATTAACAATAAATTAAATATTTTACTTTTATTCTGTTTCTATTTTTGGTTTATATCCAATAGTACCCCACGAATCTGTGGCATTTGTTAATATGCCTATTATGGAGTAATTTCCTCCATCTGTACTATTATCAAGTGTATATTGAGTAGGGTCTCCATAATATATAGTGCCAGTGAAGGTTTTTGGTTTCTCTTCTTTATAGGTGGGGTTTGTATTTTCATTTCCTATTGTTGTTTTAATATTTTCATCAGATATATTTCTTAAAAATATCCAATCTATTGAAACTGTTGCATTACTATTGGTAAATGTATTTATTGAAATTGGACGATTGTTTTTATCGATAATTAAATTTAATGGAGGGGGGAGTAATGATGAAGAGAATGATTTATTATATTCAACAGATAAATTGCCATCCATTATTGAAAAATTAACTTCTTTATCCATTCTATCTATGTCATAGATATAAAATTTATTTAAATAATTTTCTCCATTAGTTACATAATCTCCACTAAAAACATTAGTCATATTATTAATTCTCATATACAACCATCTAGAATCCCACTCATAGCAATCCCATCCTACACCATCAGTGTCAGATTTATTTTCAAAGAATCCAACAGCCTGAGCATGCACCGGTGTGAAATTTCCTTTAAACATTAGCTCATATCCTGGTCCGTATGTTTTATTAGTCCAAACGCTTGAACCAAGACCTTGAACAATCAATTTACCATCCTCAATATAATAGGCTCCACTAACATTCCATATATCCCTGTTTATCCTATTATTGTTGAAATCATCAAATAATATGAATGTATTTTCTGGATTTTGTCTATCTACTTTTGTAGTTGAATTATACAATAATTTAATATATCCTTGTCCATTGTTATAGTTATAGATTTGATTTTTATTACATC from Methanothermococcus okinawensis IH1 encodes:
- the hisE gene encoding phosphoribosyl-ATP diphosphatase, which translates into the protein MKDVLREEFDIIKQRIRDKPEGSYVAYLTTDDKKTALNKICEKVGEEATETILSAKDGVKDDIIYESADLIFHTLVLLAYCGVEYDEVMDEFDRRRKK
- the ribH gene encoding 6,7-dimethyl-8-ribityllumazine synthase; this encodes MDSIKLGFVVAEFNRDITYLMEKVAEEHAKFLNAEVKYKIVVPGAFDMPIAIKKLLEKEDVDAVVTIGCVIEGDTEHDEIVVQNAARKIADLSLDYNKPVTLGISGPGMTRLQAEERIEYGKRAVEAAVKLVKRLKELE
- a CDS encoding gamma carbonic anhydrase family protein, with protein sequence MKSENNPKIAKNATVVGNVELGENVNIWYGAVLRGDVDNIVVKKGSNIQDNCVIHCSKGHPTTIGEYVTVGHGAVVHGCTIGNNVLIGMNSTILNGAKIGDNCIVGAHSLITQNKIIPPNSLVIGAPAKVVRSLTDDEVKSIRDNALRYIELSKSL
- the hmgA gene encoding hydroxymethylglutaryl-CoA reductase (NADPH) → MEDITKIVEKLKNKEIKPYQLDNMFDSKKSVEIRRKYIESLTDTAFKHIDKYSINEKEAMEKNIENMIGAVQIPLGFAGPLKINGKYANGEYYIPLATTEGALVASVNRGCGIITKCGGCTVRVVDDKMTRAPVIKTNSIIDAIKLKEWIENNFQKIKEVAETTTKHGKLISINPIIIVGRYVYPRFTYKTGDAMGMNMVTIATEKACNFIENEMKKEENGSIKVHTVALSGNVCTDKKPAGINLIEGRGKTIIAEVFLKEEEIKKYLKTTSKAIEQVNMYKNFIGSAISNSMGFNAHYANIIGALFLATGQDEAHIVEGSMGITVAECVDDGLYFSVTLPDVPIGTVGGGTRVETQKECLEMIGCRGGDKALKFAEIVGGAVLAGELSLMGALAAGHLAKAHSELGR
- the tfrB gene encoding fumarate reductase (CoM/CoB) subunit TfrB; translated protein: MKTVKIKVSRNGVFEEYEVPENITVLDALNYINKTYNKNIQYRASCRAGQCGSCAMTINNEPKLACKTKVEDGMKIEPLRGFKVIKDLIVDRSSYYKKLYNLRNYLQYDEEEKDKEGELLSICPNDIKDLKNVRGCIDCLSCLSICPSRKFSDYAGPTFMRQLARFAFDPRDKGDREKEAYFEHIYNCTTCGKCVEVCPQEIDIVHKAIEKLRALSFKNGYYLNNHLAVRENVLKGNRSVVKEKTPLLEDKNIKEEYIVENEKMRVAFFTGCLVDYRLQDVGKSAIRVLNAHGISVIIPKNQVCCGSPFLRTGQRDVAHKLKKHNLNIFNNLDVDAVVTICAGCGSTLKNDYVEKDFKVMDITELLNNVGLIEYKPLDIKVTYHDPCHLKRGQGIYLEPRNILKNMPNLEFIEMEIPDQCCGAGGGVRSGKPEVASAIGKRKAKMIYDTDADCVITVCPFCEYHIRDSLNKLKSEKAKKENLKDIKDIKDIKVMNIASLLDKVI
- a CDS encoding calcium/sodium antiporter; this encodes MFFTLFYKFFLFGEIVEILLSIFILLMGLLLLNYGSDWFVLGSSRIAKYLNVSDFVIGATIVAFGTSLPEIITSVYASYAHLPGIAVGNSLGSCIANIGLILGISALISPVIVKHSSILKNSYIYLIYTIILFIIGYNGFGFVDGLILFVLLLGYILYTIKNGETPNVEEESSKKMSIITAVIYTIVGLLAVIIGSELFVDGAKDISTFLGVSDKIIGFTLVAFGTSLPELVVSITAIRRKLGDIVLGNVIGSNMANIGCALAFSGMICYIPPVKFEMEVNLILVILMVAYMSKNLIIDMVKNRINKTNTTNITKIMKNFKYSKIGRIEGLSLILIYMLFILKLSNII
- a CDS encoding 2-isopropylmalate synthase, whose protein sequence is MEPYSKTNNIIKNSINNLNLPKNVKIFDTTLRDGEQTPGVSLTPDEKVEIAINLNNIGVDIIEAGFPISSHGEQEAIKKITSLNMNAEICGLARAVKKDIDVAIDCGVDSIHTFIATSPLHREYKLKMSKEEIINRAVDAIEYIKEHGLKVEFSAEDATRTEIDYLIEVYKNAEDAGADRINVPDTVGVMIPRAMTYLISQLKKEISIPISVHCHNDFGLAVANSLGAVEGGAQQVHCTVNGLGERAGNAALEEVVMSLMMIYGIDTNINTEKLTEISNLVSKLTGINTQPNKAVVGENSFAHESGIHAHGVLAHALTYEPIPPEIVGQKRKIILGKHTGAHAIQSKLKELGLEVGKNVSEEQFKEIVNRIKDIGDKGKMITDADVIAIVEDITKRTIKSKRTVNLEQIAVMTGNKLIPTASVELIINNERYITSKVGVGPVDAALKAIQSVIGEKIKIKEYHINAITGGTDALAEVIVKLEGYGKEITAKAANEDIVRASVEAIIDGINKIMDM
- a CDS encoding NifB/NifX family molybdenum-iron cluster-binding protein, coding for MKIAIPMESDKVCPHFGRAPYFLIANIDNEKKEIINTKVVENVPCDGQGHGKAVKILIDEKPDVVICINMGGNSMENLSKRGVEIYTCETDDVDECIKLYLEGKLEKLN
- a CDS encoding DUF2341 domain-containing protein encodes the protein MYFSQNSIVLVLLVFLTSTIFYQTVNIKTNDVENSIEIKKIALYTNNIETAANRNLDKIVNDVFVNISYSIMNGDIPFYNNASNAKESIENNISYKLNNSLSKLNNRNITLSVGNISITHTNNPLVVNIKGNVNLYYTKEVNNVSILSHKNIEVNKNIKLSKIPDPYVYKNHFYYTWHNEREINIDNFPNDNNNNNHTFCIILNNSNFNYSHMYNSSSPREIRIIGWNSTSNKWNVLLPYWVYMWKNGNSNMSIIWIRCNKNQIYNYNNGQGYIKLLYNSTTKVDRQNPENTFILFDDFNNNRINRDIWNVSGAYYIEDGKLIVQGLGSSVWTNKTYGPGYELMFKGNFTPVHAQAVGFFENKSDTDGVGWDCYEWDSRWLYMRINNMTNVFSGDYVTNGENYLNKFYIYDIDRMDKEVNFSIMDGNLSVEYNKSFSSSLLPPPLNLIIDKNNRPISINTFTNSNATVSIDWIFLRNISDENIKTTIGNENTNPTYKEEKPKTFTGTIYYGDPTQYTLDNSTDGGNYSIIGILTNATDSWGTIGYKPKIETE